A part of Calditerricola satsumensis genomic DNA contains:
- the atpE gene encoding F0F1 ATP synthase subunit C produces the protein MDFALATALIFGLAALGAGIGNGLVISRTIDGVARQPEARGNLMTLMFIGVGLIEALPIIAVVFGILLFTNI, from the coding sequence TTCGCGCTTGCAACGGCTCTGATCTTCGGTTTGGCGGCGCTGGGCGCCGGTATCGGCAACGGGTTGGTCATCAGCCGGACGATCGACGGGGTGGCCCGTCAGCCCGAAGCGCGCGGGAACCTGATGACGCTCATGTTCATCGGTGTCGGTCTGATCGAGGCGTTGCCGATCATCGCGGTGGTGTTCGGGATCCTCTTGTTCACCAACATCTAA